The following DNA comes from Haloarchaeobius salinus.
CGCGTCCGCGCTGAACACCAGTTCCGTCTCGAGGCCCCCCGATTCGATGCGCTCGTTGAACGCCTCGACGTACGCGCCGTGGACCGCCGGCGAGACGCCACGCACCCGCTCGGCGGTCGAGACCAGGTCGACAGTCTCCTGCATCGCCTTGTCCGGTGCGTGGATGTCTGCCTGTGTCACCTCGCCGTCGACGAACATCTCGGGCGGGACGAGGTCCGACCGTGGCAGCGTCGAGAGCCACTCGTCCACCCCGCAGATGGCCTCGACCGCGTGCTCGAACCCGTGGAACTGGTCGACGACGAGCCGGCCCGACACGGTCAGCTCGAACCCCTCGTCGCCGCGGTCGACGAGCCCGGCCATCTCCAGCTCGCGGATGGCCCGACTGACCGTCGAGCGGGCGACGTCACAGTCGGCCGCCAGCTCGGGTTTCTCCTTCGGTTCGTCGTACAGCGACGCCAGGAACGGCCGGCGCTTCGAGAGAAGCTTCAGCACCTCGCCTACGTCATCGGCACCCATACGACGAACGTGACGGGCGATTGCTATACCGATTACGGCATCCCGGCGGTCACGCCCGCCGGCCCCGGACGAGCTTCTCGCGGTCGAGCCGGACGGCGCAGTCGCCGTCGTGGACGGTGACGGACGCGATCTCTGGGTGTCGCCGGGCACGGTCGACCGACGGCCCACATGGACAAACACACGCGCCGTGGGCGGTGGGTAAAACCGGTTTTTGAGCTTGGGATAGTTGAAAGGCCCCCCGGATACAACGTGGAGGTGTGCCCCGTGGCGCTCCGGCCCTCCGGGCCGAAGCCGACCCCACGTCAGTCGTTGCCACGATGCGTGTCGGTCGCCCACCGACCCAACCCCACCGCCCTGCGTCCGGGGCACTGCCCAACCCGCTGTCCCCCTGACAGGGTCCCCGCAGCGCACCCGCTTCCCGGTGCACTGCCCTCCAGCCATCCATCCGCCACGCCGGAGTCCCCTGCCCACGAACTCCGGCGGGCTCCGTTCTCACGCGACAGCACCGCGAGAAACAGCGTCGCGGTCTACTCCACCACGACCAGCACGTCGCCCATGTCGACGCTCTGGCCCTCGTCGACGGCGATCTGGGTGACCGTCCCGCCGCGGGAGGCGACCACGTCGTTCTCCATCTTCATGGCCTCGAGCACGACGAGCACGTCGCCGGCTGCGACCTCGTCGCCCTCGTCGACGTCGACGGAGAGGATGGTACCCTGCATCTCGGCGTTGACCGTCTCGCCGTCGCCCTCGACCTCGACGCCACCGCCGGACGCGCCGCTCGCGCCGGAGCCGCCGTCGCCGCCGCCACTGCTCCCGCGGGGGCCGCTCGTGCCGCCGACGGGCATCGCGCCGCGCTCCTCCAGGTTCACGTCGAAGCGCTTGCCGTTGACCTCGACGGTGAACTCGCGCTCGACGACGTCCTCGTCGTCGCCCGCACCGTCCGTGTCGGAGCCCCACTGCTCCTGGGCCTCCGCGATGCGGTCGTGGTCGAGGTGCTCGTCGAGGTACTTCGTCGTGTGCGTGCCGTGGACGAACGCCTCGTCGGAGAGCATCAGCCGGTGGAACGGGATGATGGTCGTGACCCCCTCGATGTCGTACTCACGGAGCGCGCGGAGCGAGCGCTCGATGCACTCGTCGCGGTCGCTCCCGTGGACGATGAGCTTCGCGATCATCGAGTCGTAGTCGGTGACGATCGTATCACCCTGCCGGAGCGCGTCGTCCATCCGGACGCCGATGCCGCCCGGCGGGTCGTACGTCGCGAGCTTGCCGCCCGGGGCGGGCGCGAACTCGTTGGCGGCGTTCTCGGCGTTGATGCGGAACTCCATCGCGTGCCCGGAGAGGTCGACGTCGTCCTGTGCGAAGTCGAGCTCCTCGTCGGCGGCGACCTTCAGCTGCCACTTCACGATGTCGATGCCGGTGAGCTCCTCGGTGACGGTGTGTTCGACCTGGATGCGGGTGTTGACCTCAAGGAAGTAGAAGTTCGCGTCGGGTCCCAGGACCTCGCCGGCCGCGGCGTCGCGTTCCTCCTCCTCGACGAGGAACTCGAACGTGCCGGCGTTGTAGTAGCCGGCCGCGTCGGCACCGCGACGGGCGGACGCGCCGATCTCCTCGCGGAGCTCGTCCGAGAGCGCGGGGCTCGGGCCCTCCTCGATGACCTTCTGGTGGCGGCGCTGGAGCGAGCAGTCGCGCTCGCCGAGGTGGCGGACGTTGCCGTGGTGGTCCGCGAGGATCTGCACCTCGATGTGGCGGGGGTTCTCGAGGTACCGTTCGAGGTAGACGTTGTCGTTGTCGAAGTACGCCTCGCCCTCGCGCTTCGCGCTCTCTAACTGGTCGGCGGCCTCGTCGGCGCTCTCGACGATCTTCATGCCGCGGCCGCCGCCGCCGCCTTCGGCCTTGATGGCGATGGGGTAGCCGTGCTCCTCGCCGAACTCGGTGACCTCCGCGGGGTCCTCGACGGGGTCGGTCGTCCCGGGGACGATGGGCACGTCGGCCTCGCGCATCGTCTTCCGGGCCTTGGTCTTCTCGCCGAGTTGCTCCATCGAGTCGGCGGCCGGGCCGACCCAGGTGATGCCCTCCTCGGCCTCGACCTTGCCCGCGAACTCGGCGTTCTCCGCGAGGAAGCCGTAGCCGGGGTGGATAGCGTCGGCGTCGGCCTTCCTCGCGGCCTCGATGACGGCCTCGTGGTCGAGATAGGAGTCCGCTGCCCGGGCGGGCCCGACGTTGTACGCCTCGTCGGCGTAGCGGACGTGCCCGGAGTTCTTGTCGGCGTCGCTGTAGACGGCGACGGTCGACACGTTCAGCTCCTCGCAGGCGCGCATGACGCGCACCGCGATCTCCCCTCGGTTCGCGACGAGAACCTTCCTGAACATTCTTGCCGGAAGTGTCTCGGACGACGCACCTTATTGTATCGGTTTTTGCCACCCCCGTCAACGACCGGTGGCAGCCGGGTTCACGGCCGGGCGCTGCGCCGGTCGACGAGCCGCCCGAACACCGCCGCTTCCGCCTTCCGGAGCAGGTTCGACGCCGTCGAGGGGGCACAGTCCAGTGCCGCGGCGACGGCCTCGAGGTCGCCCTCGCGGGGGACCGCGTAGTAGCCGACCTCGACGGCGACGTGGACCGCCTCGCGCTGGCGCTCGGTCAGCGCCCCCACCAGCGACGGCCGGCGCGTGTCGTACTCGCCGATGCCACGCACGTCGACCTCGAAGCTCTCCGGAAGGCCGTCGAGCATCGTCCGGAGGTCGTCGCCCTCGCCGATGACGGTCATGCCCATCGCGGCCTCGCGGTCGTAGGTGATCGGCGGGACGACGACGAGGTTGAGCGCGGCGAAGGCGGCCCGCCAGTCCCGGTCGTCCTCCCGGGTGTCCTGGCAGACGTACACGTAGAACGACTCGTCGTCGACGTCGGTGATGTCGTACCAGCGGATGGAGTCGACGCCGTCGATGACGGGCTCGTAGCGCTCGCGGTCGGCGACGACGTAGAACAGCTCGTACTCGACGTCCTGCTCCTGGACGACGTGCCAGGTCTGGAGCTCCTCGTACTGCACCACGTCCTCGTGGCGGATGAACTCCTGCATCGGGTGCAGCCAGTCGTCGGGCTGTCGGATGCGCACGTCGAGGTACTTCACGATAGTCGAACTCGTCCACGTCCACAATTAGAGGTTGTGGTACCGAACTTAAACACGCTAGCCACAGAGACGGTGATGCCATCGACCGGCGTGTGCAACGGTCGGGTATGAGGGGCTCGCCCAGCCAGCACGAGCGGCGGACCGACCCGGACGACCAGGGGGACGGCGGGACGCCAGCGGCGGACACGAACGATGGCCCCCGGAACCCGGGCGATGGCGGCTTTCCGTCGGGCCCGGACGGCATCCCCGTCCTCGGCAACACCTTCCAGTTCACGGACGACCCGCACGCCTTCTACGACGAGCTCGCGGGCTACGGCGACGTGGTGGGCTACAGCGTCGCCCGCCAGCGCATGGCCACCGTCCTCCACCCGGACCTCGTCGAGCAGGTGCTCGTCACGGACTCGGACAGGTACGGCAAGTGGGACCTCTCCGACTTCGGGCAGCAGTTCGCCTCGGACGGGCTGCTGTTCACGGAGGGCGCACAGTGGCGCGAGCAGCGCACCCAGGCGCAGCCGGCGTTCCAGCTGGACCGTATCCGGAGCTACGGCGACGCGATGGCGGGCTACGCCCGCGAACTGGTCGAGGACCTCGACGACGGCGAGGTGTTCGCGGCCAACGGGCGGTTCTCGGAACTCACCCTCCGCATCCTCGTGGACTCGCTGTTCGACCTCGACGTGGACGGGAGCGAGGCGGGCGAGACCATCACCCACGGGGCCCAGGCGCTGAACGAGCGCGCGGGCCCCAGAGGGGTCTCGACGTTCGTGCCCACGTGGGTCCCGACGCCGTCGAACCGGCGGTACAACCGGGCGATGGCCGAGTTCGAGGACACCGTGGACGACCTCATCGCCGAGCGGCGCGCGGCCGAGGACGGCGACCACGACGACCTGCTGGCGATGCTGATGCAGGCCGGCGACGACGGCGAGGGGATGTCCGACAAGGAGCTC
Coding sequences within:
- a CDS encoding acetyl-CoA carboxylase biotin carboxylase subunit, producing MFRKVLVANRGEIAVRVMRACEELNVSTVAVYSDADKNSGHVRYADEAYNVGPARAADSYLDHEAVIEAARKADADAIHPGYGFLAENAEFAGKVEAEEGITWVGPAADSMEQLGEKTKARKTMREADVPIVPGTTDPVEDPAEVTEFGEEHGYPIAIKAEGGGGGRGMKIVESADEAADQLESAKREGEAYFDNDNVYLERYLENPRHIEVQILADHHGNVRHLGERDCSLQRRHQKVIEEGPSPALSDELREEIGASARRGADAAGYYNAGTFEFLVEEEERDAAAGEVLGPDANFYFLEVNTRIQVEHTVTEELTGIDIVKWQLKVAADEELDFAQDDVDLSGHAMEFRINAENAANEFAPAPGGKLATYDPPGGIGVRMDDALRQGDTIVTDYDSMIAKLIVHGSDRDECIERSLRALREYDIEGVTTIIPFHRLMLSDEAFVHGTHTTKYLDEHLDHDRIAEAQEQWGSDTDGAGDDEDVVEREFTVEVNGKRFDVNLEERGAMPVGGTSGPRGSSGGGDGGSGASGASGGGVEVEGDGETVNAEMQGTILSVDVDEGDEVAAGDVLVVLEAMKMENDVVASRGGTVTQIAVDEGQSVDMGDVLVVVE
- a CDS encoding helix-turn-helix transcriptional regulator; its protein translation is MGADDVGEVLKLLSKRRPFLASLYDEPKEKPELAADCDVARSTVSRAIRELEMAGLVDRGDEGFELTVSGRLVVDQFHGFEHAVEAICGVDEWLSTLPRSDLVPPEMFVDGEVTQADIHAPDKAMQETVDLVSTAERVRGVSPAVHGAYVEAFNERIESGGLETELVFSADALTELATTYADYIMEDAGGVTIYQIDELPPLGLMLVDHEDGTTEASFGIYTENGVQAVVRNTSPNAVAWLRDEFESYREQATEIQL
- a CDS encoding helix-turn-helix domain-containing protein, with amino-acid sequence MKYLDVRIRQPDDWLHPMQEFIRHEDVVQYEELQTWHVVQEQDVEYELFYVVADRERYEPVIDGVDSIRWYDITDVDDESFYVYVCQDTREDDRDWRAAFAALNLVVVPPITYDREAAMGMTVIGEGDDLRTMLDGLPESFEVDVRGIGEYDTRRPSLVGALTERQREAVHVAVEVGYYAVPREGDLEAVAAALDCAPSTASNLLRKAEAAVFGRLVDRRSARP
- a CDS encoding cytochrome P450, translating into MRGSPSQHERRTDPDDQGDGGTPAADTNDGPRNPGDGGFPSGPDGIPVLGNTFQFTDDPHAFYDELAGYGDVVGYSVARQRMATVLHPDLVEQVLVTDSDRYGKWDLSDFGQQFASDGLLFTEGAQWREQRTQAQPAFQLDRIRSYGDAMAGYARELVEDLDDGEVFAANGRFSELTLRILVDSLFDLDVDGSEAGETITHGAQALNERAGPRGVSTFVPTWVPTPSNRRYNRAMAEFEDTVDDLIAERRAAEDGDHDDLLAMLMQAGDDGEGMSDKELRDTMLTFLFAGHETTSLALTYTTYLLAEHPDVADRLHREVDAAVDGDRPGTFDVFGLEYLDRVCTESMRLYPPAYVVFREAREDVELGGYELPADTKLTLPQFRIHRDERWYDDPGEFRPDRWTDEFEDSLPEYAYFPFGGGPRHCIGMRFAMLELKLVLATLVRDCRFEHVGDEPPEPRMAATYQPEEDVRLRVTKR